A window from Toxoplasma gondii ME49 chromosome IX, whole genome shotgun sequence encodes these proteins:
- a CDS encoding methionine aminopeptidase 2, putative (encoded by transcript TGME49_305460), protein MPSQLKREAGEDPVAAEAPGAAAESTPEVPKNDEPVREEDLPEEEEEDEGEEGGAAAGDKKKKKKKKKKKTAGAADKTANGVCAPGSAAVAAAKKQSEENSTVLRRVKEWTSFPEKQTWPPTKPMHEVFSDGLYPPGEIRQTKRTTAAEDREAVRLEAVDIQAIRQAAECHRQVRRYIQGVARPGVKLVDLCRSLEAKSKELIAAHKLDRGWGFPTGCSLNNCAAHYTPNPGDNRVLEQGDICKLDFGVQVGGRIIDCAFSIAFDEKFDSLIQATQDGTNVGISHAGADARLSEIGGFIQEAIESYEMEIDGKMVPIKSIRNLTGHSIDLYRIHAGKSVPIVKAPGGQTSHAPSNIMEEGEVYAIETFASTGRAHVSEENDCSHYMKDAHAQFAALRLKSAKDLLKVIDDNFGTLAFCRRWLEDLGCTHHLLALKQLVEKQIVCPYPPLSDVRGSFTSQMEHTVFIGKNSVEVVSRGDDF, encoded by the exons ATGCCTTCTCAACTCAAGAGGGAAGCCGGG GAAGATCCGGTCGCAGCGGAGGCTCCGGGCGCCGCGGCGGAGTCGACCCCAGAAGTGCCGAAGAACGACGAACCTGTGAGGGAAGAGGACCTGccggaagaggaggaagaagacgaaggcgaggaaggcggagcCGCAGctggagacaagaagaaaaagaagaagaagaaaaagaaaaagacggcTGGTGCAGCAGACAAGACGGCGAACGGAGTCTGCGCACCCGGATCCGCGGCAGTTGCTGCTGCGAAGAAACAATCCGAGGAGAACTCGACAGTCCTGCGTCGCGTGAAAGAGTGGACCTCTTTCCCCGAAAAACAGACATGGCCGCCGACAAAGCCCATGCATGAAGTCTTCTCCGATGGCTTGTACCCGCCAG GCGAAATCCGACAAACCAAGCGGACGACTGCGGCGGAAGATCGCGAGGCGGTGCGCTTGGAGGCAGTCGACATCCAAGCAATCCGCCAGGCCGCCGAATGCCATCGCCAG GTGCGGCGGTACATCCAAGGCGTCGCGCGCCCAGGTGTGAAGCTGGTTGATCTGTGTCGTTCGCTGGAGGCGAAGTCGAAGGAACTGATTGCAGCGCACAAACTGGACCGCGGCTGGGGCTTCCCTACCGGCTGTTCCCTGAACAACTGTGCAGCGCACTATACACCGAATCCCGGAGACAATCGAGTGCTCGAGCAAG GCGACATCTGCAAGCTGGACTTCGGAGTTCAAGTTGGTGGCCGCATTATCGATTGCGCGTTCTCGATTGCCTTTGACGAAAAGTTCGACAGCCTCATTCAAGCGACGCAA GATGGAACAAACGTCGGCATTTCGCACGCAGGAGCGGACGCCCGCCTTTCGGAGATTGGCGGCTTCATCCAAGAAGCAATTGAAAGTTACGAGATGGAAATCGACGGGAAGATGGTGCCGATAAAGTCCATCCGCAACCTGACAGGACATTCCATCGACCTGTACAGAATCCACGCAG GAAAGTCAGTGCCGATCGTCAAGGCGCCGGGAGGGCAGACAAGTCACGCGCCGTCGAACATCATGGAAGAGGGGGAGGTGTATGCGATCGAGACTTTTGCGTCAACGGGACGTGCTCACGTTTCTGAGGAAAACGACTGCTCTCACTACATGaaagacgcgcatgcacagttCGCCGCACTGCGTTTGAAGAGCGCGAAAGATCTCCTCAAAGTCATTGACGAC AACTTTGGAACTTTGGCCTTTTGCCGACGCTGGCTAGAAGATCTGGGGTGTACGCACCACCTGCTGGCGCTGAAGCAACTGGTGGAGAAGCAGATCGTCTGTCCGTATCCACCTCTAAGCGACGTTCGCGGTTCCTTCACGTCGCAGATGGAGCACACTGTCTTCATCGGCAAGAACTCTGTCGAGGTCGTTTCTCGCGGAGACGACTTCTGA
- the CRC230 gene encoding corepressor complex CRC230 (encoded by transcript TGME49_305340~Gene product name based on ToxoDB Community Expert Annotation.) — MEEVGEGLRGASLSAGAEAFLPKPMATNGARAPEEDAGGSNCVSEKAASFTAENVSFPQSLSRLDSCRCVTNADGHHFLLCQEEENIDILRQSSSSFYPSNPEGVFVLHSPLPPRLTETACTSASDKSSAGPRRVVAVSIPLAVSKSEREARELLKTHLPDWEVALHAFLKKNSIEGSEVLNENPRATMSSDLDRRADGAVDPAATEAPTHAIPSSDAPAPSPPTPLTDETRAAGNDACSSGALTGAAEQATSGFPSQPPALIPKEEPRDDDRPAAVAGNGPQAESGAAATGPASPIGGDSPASGPPAAAPAAALAAPEKTPGGRDGAQVSAHSSLASPGSAAPNGAPAKAPSQAFAETGPQAAAQAAAGAPSRAPAPAAAPQRRPTLFNLLDALAHDSVTTPDQRNCIRSVVTDFLNHSLPHAKVYTFIGAIVGHDVLHAMVRKLEEQPSRLGAPDQGGLTRIEKAFGLTKTSAAGPGSAGPAGTGRLASKCEEERKHGDAEQGNYFQSAQSRTGGRAHAATGPGASGAGNAHAERDSSLASVARQAASAAPSQIDGVARVGGQQSRDEVVKALRRNLEARRQVHGSVDVFDRVKWLPVRRALTPVPVFGHSLVTFSNTAVLFGGSNTEGAVSFRHVFVVNTNDFSVRGFPMSGEPPCERDGHTTTGLTTAAGPAVILFGGCSQDAFLNDVYTLEVDPKRWVRRHPVGKAPQPRDQHVAAVFPARTETGICRENSQEVLSEFLFIFGGRIGSPESYQATNDMWTLHLATDTWAQVLLEGSRLRPLPRFGCCGVWSNDVFLTLFGGETTHAPGFGREPTEESDERMQPRHLLDDMWHFKILDVVGAGPEGAPAHVRGAHVVGEWIQEKFEDSVAPRSHYSAIFITQRYQEPRAEPRTVERLMLITSGLTYEADAQRSPEGLSSIPRAEAKRGEARRKVVETDRITVYFFTRKKWFTLKPRYPADYVYDLCGARQRHVACFFEAQPLTQRAPRPPVPCLLIHGGFRGKQVLNDAWVLSLTGEDPYRGALFASVSRPAFASPGFAPSGGLSSSALQQQLTMGRSMLSLRMYPSYYIRETHSPGMLWALCGQQRWAFGAIAQLVENSLSPVVASRNVFVSWEESPEKEPMLCIQDDGQGVDYPAMNALLRLFGTFEPGDRMRKSYEYGVGFKIAFGRLSSSCAVMSRTQGTIGVGMLSMELMGHCDARELVAPMCMWRLPNKELINRDPNNAADHRHHQRLLMSYTPFTTPNLLAEQINLLGTVPGTRLVFWDLRDDLDFLVFDPKEETLFLNTAPASGAQRAQRGLHAEGVRLPEKPDEVPAPKPRKEDLTRPRLQLEGGAPAGGPELLDLDEDGKPLPGKETVEMETGVSGENSAQRDGTSPGAGADYPRVQPSEKDGEEGAEKVEKKSGEKMGEEKTGEEGAEQMAEKTNEEKSGEKKSGRMQGGLPPVFPLWTSARHSLDYCLPTYLFWLHLHSPALLHVQGRPLLPTAASFARKKPVQGEVREENGETRVEKGCALETTTAQQSLEEEKEAKRDEEEKKREGRDKHEELAETPGPGRSLYFFLKERLYCQAELQYLFTPADHATGCFALFGFLNDPSAPLPSEETVSSRVCEAGVLLYFRQRLVRRLDAAFPDFPRALNAARDPPDDSLFGGKDGTASAEMFKYCLTAVVHVPEWMLPSMTKQDFRHENNLPYMKFKSRLLKLIDEYLRRCRNPQALQAWLDDRARRLREYHEELRRSRPKRRLGEEFTDEERPRRSPTPPVTHSSSGAPIWTGERGSGAGASLPPVKQRAVSRPTGGPGAWQETREGDERKEGLDAKEDRTEEDQGTLDVERMQPQGEREAGSEEASGTGGSSVADSGEMVAETEEPVTGGETSGAARTMEPNAVDGSMSEQPMEEGVKSEGGAEVDGEAKIV; from the exons GCCCGAGGAGGATGCTGGCGGATCGAACTGCGTGTCTGAAAAAGCCGCTTCCTTTACCGCGGAAAACGTTTCTTTTCCGCAGTCGTTGTCCCGGCTGGACAGCTGCCGGTGCGTCACCAATGCTGACGGCCACCACTTTCTCTTGTgtcaagaagaagaaaacatcgACATTCTGCGAcagtcctcctcttcgttctaCCCCTCGAACCCGGAaggcgtcttcgtcctccacTCTCCACTCCCTCCGCGCCTCAcagaaactgcatgcacatcggCCTCTGACAAGTCCAGCGCTGGCCCCCGACGCGTGGTAGCTGTCTCCATTCCGCTGGCGGTCAGCAAGTCTGAGCGCGAGGCCCGCGAGCTGCTCAAAACTCACCTGCCTGACTGGGAGGtcgcgttgcatgcgtttctcaaGAAGAACAGCATCGAAGGCTCAGAAGTCCTCAACGAGAACCCCCGCGCCACAATGTCGTCCGACCTCGACAGGCGCGCCGACGGCGCTGTGGACCCGGCTGCCACTGAAGCGCCTACACATGCAATTCCGTCTTCAGATGCACCTGCGCCCTCCCCTCCAACGCCTCTGACAGACGAGACCCGCGCTGCGGGcaacgacgcatgcagctccgGGGCGCTTACTGGGGCCGCCGAACAGGCCACCAGTGGCTTTCCCTCACAGCCTCCGGCTTTGATTCCCAAGGAGGAGCCTCGCGACGACGACCGCCCCGCCGCAGTCGCAGGCAACGGACCCCAGGCGGAGTCCGGCGCGGCGGCCACCGGCCCCGCCTCGCCCATTGGCGGAGACTCGCCGGCCAGCGGCCCTCCTGCGGCCGCGCCTGCCGCGGCTCTTGCCGCGCCGGAGAAGACGCCGGGTGGGCGAGACGGCGCGCAAGTGTCTGCACACTCGAGCCTGGCCTCTCCAGGCTCCGCGGCGCCCAACGGCGCGCCAGCCAAGGCGCCGAGCCAGGCCttcgcggagacagggccGCAAGCGGCGGCGCAAGCGGCGGCGGGGGCACCCTCCCGCGCCCCGGCTCCGGCTGCGGCTCCGCAGAGACGCCCGACGCTCTTCAACCTCCTCGACGCACTCGCGCATGACAGCGTGACGACGCCTGACCAGCGCAACTGCATCCGGAGCGTCGTGACGGACTTCTTGAACCACAGCTTGCCGCATGCAAAGGTCTACACGTTCATTGGGGCGATCGTCGGCCACGACGTCTTGCATGCAATGGTGCGAAAACTCGAGGAACAGCCGTCGCGGCTTGGCGCGCCCGACCAGGGCGGCTTGACCCGCATTGAGAAGGCCTTCGGACTCACGAAAACCAGCGCCGCAGGCCCCGGGTCAGCTGGCCCCGCGGGAACTGGGCGTCTCGCGTCCAAgtgcgaagaggaaagaaagcacGGCGACGCCGAACAAGGAAACTACTTCCAGAGTGCACAGTCTCGAACGGGAGGCCGAGCTCACGCAGCCACCG GCCCCGGCGCTTCGGGCGCGGgaaatgcgcatgcagaacgaGATTCTTCGCTGGCGTCCGTCGCTCGGCAGGCAGCCTCTGCGGCGCCTTCGCAGATCGACGGAGTGGCGCGCGTCGGTGGACAGCAGAGCCGCGATGAGGTCGTGAAGGCGTTGCGGAGAAACTTGGAGGCGAGGCGCCAGGTGCACGGCTCCGTGGATG TCTTCGACCGCGTCAAGTGGCTGCCGGTGCGGCGCGCGCTGACGCCTGTTCCCGTCTTTGGCCATTCGCTGGTGACGTTCAGCAACACAGCTGTGCTGTTCGGCGGGAGCAATACGGAAGGCGCCGTGAGTTTCCGTCATGTCTTTGTGGTGAACACGAACGATTTCTCAGTGCGAGGATTTCCGATGAGTGGAGAGCCTCCCTGCGAGCGCGACGGCCATACCACCACGGGTCTCACCACAGCCGCGGGACCTGCCGTCATTCTCTTCGGCGGCTGCAGTCAAGACGCCTTTCTCAACGACGTTTACACGCTCGAAGTCGATCCGAAGAG ATGGGTGAGGCGCCACCCCGTAGGCAAGGCTCCCCAGCCTCGCGACCAACACGTAGCGGCGGTGTTCCCGGCGCGCACCGAGACGGGCATCTGTCGAGAGAACAGCCAGGAAGTCCTTTCCGagttcctcttcatcttcggAGGACGCATTGG GTCTCCAGAGTCGTACCAAGCAACGAACGACATGTGGACGCTGCACTTGGCGACCGACACCTGGGCGCAGGTGCTGCTCGAGGGTTCGCGCCTGCGGCCGCTGCCGCGCTTCGGCTGCTGCGGCGTTTGGTCGAACGACGTCTTTCTGACCCTTTTTGGAGGCGAGACGACGCACGCGCCAGGCTTCGGCCGCGAACCGACtgaggagagcgacgaacgcatgcagccgcgtCATCTCCTCGATGACATGTGGCATTTCAAAATCCTCGACGTCGTCGGGGCAGGGCCTGAAGGCGCCCCCGCGCATGTCCGCGGCGCGCATGTCGTCGGCGAGTGGATCCAAGAAAAATTCGAAGACTCGGTGGCGCCGCGGTCTCACTACTCCGCGATCTTCATCACGCAGCGCTACCAAGAACCG CGAGCCGAGCCCCGGACTGTGGAGCGTTTGATGCTGATTACGAGCGGCTTGACGTACGAGGCGGACGCGCAGCGGTCTCCTGAAGGACTCTCTTCGATTCCTCGCGCCGAGGCGAAGCGCGGAGAGGCGCGGCGCAAAGttgtggagacagacagaatcACGGTCTACTTTTTTACGCGAAAAAAATGGTTCACTCTCAAACCCAGATACCCGGCAGACTACGTTTACGACCTTTGCGGTGCCCGCCAGCGCCAtgtcgcctgcttcttcgaggCTCAGCCTCTGACTCAGCGCGCGCCGAGACCCCCGGTTCCATGTCTGCTCATCCACGGTGGATTTCGAGGCAAACAG GTTTTGAATGACGCCTGGGTGCTGTCTTTGACGGGAGAAGATCCGTACCGCGGAGCGTTGTTTGCCAGTGTGAGCCGCCctgccttcgcgtctccagGTTTCGCGCCGTCGGGAggcctctcctcttcggcgctgcagcagcagctgacGATGGGGCGTTCGATGCTTTCGCTGCGCATGTACCCTTCGTACTATATTCGGGAAACACATAGCCCAGGGATGCTCTGGGCTCTCTGTGGACAGCAGAGGTGGGCATTCGGCGCCATTGCGCAGCTGGTGGAGAACTCGCTGTCGCCGGTGGTTGCGAGCAGAAacgtctttgtctcctggGAAGAGTCCCCGGAAAAGGAACCGATGCTCTGCATTCAAGACGACGGCCAGGGCGTCGACTACCCCGCTATGAATGCTCTCCTCAGACTCTTCGGAACCTTCGAACCTGGAGACCGCATGCGAA AGAGCTACGAGTACGGCGTCGGCTTTAAAATCGCGTTCGGGCGTTTGTCTTCGAGCTGCGCCGTCATGTCGCGCACACAAGGAACGATCGGCGTCGGCATGTTGTCCATGGAATTGATGGGGCACTGTGACGCGCGAGAACTCGTTGCTCCT ATGTGCATGTGGAGACTGCCGAACAAGGAACTGATTAATCGAGACCCAAACAACGCTGCGGACCACCGCCACCACCAGCGCCTTCTCATGAG ctacACGCCGTTTACGACTCCGAATTTGCTCGCCGAGCAGATCAATTTGTTGGGGACGGTTCCGGGGACGCGCTTGGTTTTCTGGGACTTGCGCGACGacctcgacttcctcgttttcgatccgaaagaagagacgctgtTCCTGAACACAGCGCCCGCGTCTGGAGCgcagagagcgcagagaggcctgcatgcagagggggTGCGGCTTCCGGAAAAGCCGGACGAAGTGCCTGCGCCAAAGCCGCGGAAAGAAGACTTGAcgcgtcctcgcctccaACTCGAGGGCGGAGCTCCTGCAGGCGGCCCGGAACTCCTCGACCTCGACGAAGACGGCAAGCCTCTCCctggaaaggagacagtggagatgGAGACAGGCGTTTCCGGAGAGAACTccgcgcagagagacggcaCATCCCCCGGCGCCGGTGCAGACTACCCGCGGGTGCAGCCCTCAGAGAAGGACGGGGAGGAAGGTgcagagaaggtggagaagaagagtggggagaagatgggggaggagaagactggtgaggaaggcgcagagcagatggcggagaagacgaacgaagagaagagcggggagaagaagagtggacgcatgcagggagGCCTACCGCCTGTGTTCCCGCTGTGGACGTCAGCGAGACACTCTCTGGACTACTGCTTGCCGACGTATCTCTTTTGGCTGCACCTCCATTCCCCCGCGTTGCTTCACGTTCAGGGAAGGCCGCTGCTCCCGACTGCGGCGAGTttcgcgaggaagaagcctgTCCAAGGCGAAGTCCGggaggagaacggagaaacgcgagtgGAGAAAGGCTGCGCTCTCGAGACGACCACCGCACAACAGAgcctggaggaagagaaggaggcgaaacgcgacgaagaagagaagaaacgagaaggaagagacaaacacgAAGAACTCGCAGAAACTCCCGGACCTGGAAGATCTCTCTACTTCTTCCTCAAAGAACGACTCTACTGCCAA GCGGAGCTGCAGTACCTCTTCACTCCCGCAGATCACGCGACAGGCTGTTTCGCACTCTTCGGCTTTCTCAACGATCCGTCTGCCCCTCTGCCCTCCGAGGAGACTGTCTCGTCTCGTGTGTGCGAAGCTGGCGTTCTCCTCTACTTTCGACAGAGACTCGTCAGGCGCCTTGACGCAGCCTTTCCGGACTTCCCGCGGGCCTTGAACGCTGCTCGCGACCCGC CGGATGATTCTCTTTTCGGAGGAAAAGATGGGACTGCCTCAGCAGAAATGTTCAAGTATTGTCTCACCGCCGTCGTTCACGTTCCAGAGTGGATGCTGCCGTCGATGACAAAGCAGGACTTCCGACACGAGAACAATTTGCCGTACATGAAATTCAAGAGCAGAC TCTTGAAGCTGATCGACGAGTACCTCCGTCGCTGCCGCAACCCTCAGGCCCTGCAAGCTTGGCTTGACGACag AGCACGACGCCTTCGGGAGTACCACGAGGAGCTTCGCCGCTCGCGTCCAAAGAGAAGACTCGGAGAAGAATTCACTGACGAAGAGAGGCCTCGACGCAGCCCAACTCCACCCGTGACGCACTCCAGTTCAGG AGCTCCGATCTGGACGGGGGAGAGAGGTAGCGGGGCAGGCGCCTCTTTGCCGCCTGTCAAGCAGCGCGCAGTTTCGCGACCCACGGGAGGCCCAGGAGCTTGGCAGGAGACTCGCGAGGGCGACGAACGCAAAGAAGGCCTTGACgcgaaggaagacagaaCCGAGGAAGACCAAGGCACACTGGACgtcgaacgcatgcagcctcaAGGCGAGCGCGAG GCtggaagcgaggaggcgtCGGGGACGGGAGGTTCGTCTGTGGCGGATTCTGGGGAGATGGTggcggagacggaggagccTGTCACTGGCGGAGAGACTTCGGGAGCGGCTAGGACCATGGAACCCAACGCAGTCGACGGCTCGATGAGCGAGCAGCCGATGGAGGAGGGTgtgaagagcgagggaggcgcagaggttgatggagaagcgaagaTTGTGTGA
- a CDS encoding acetyltransferase, GNAT family protein (encoded by transcript TGME49_305450~Predicted trans-membrane domain (TMHMM2.0):333-356), with the protein MASSPKAAELEPEQSAAATGRFSSPWGHTSLSSSDLPSSLDEDSPEDGASVDDASPEAARDPRLLAAQTAQLMLAASSPSVFPFPVLSADAEQSLRDRGRSPREQEGRQEHREADRQGGGSLSKERRSHGESFDTSGRRTAAEEAGSLPLCASRDCVVKGPAPMGLAEAGESLIASAAAGFDSLLASSTLPLRPSLEQEEARRTLHASRMGVLLAGDREDPGRSLRLRSSAGLPRDDVPRRGEASGEGATNSARSLHADALQKAPDALSANFPRPRGDSPDSITVRPFRSEDAEAVKQLCYRHFRSLTLPSVCFWICHHSIDLLALFVIALCFISLSQVLLAGLLFFGYLLLRGVWEFEMYIRRDCQDLGDVSQSYMSSKASGFWVAERVQRDPRNPERTTRRLAGCIGLAPLQNDNKTAQLVRLVVDRSLRRQHIGSLLLNTFINYAVQQHYSVVRLYTNNLNNDSIRFAKTKGFELQQVVRRGLMRGDLLKWQKKLEAPGVTQRRSRAFNLPSSILD; encoded by the exons ATGGCCTCCTCTCCAAAGGCTGCAGAACTCGAGCCGGAACAGTCGGCCGCCGCGACCggccgcttctcctcgccttggGGGCACACGTCGCTGAGCTCCTCAGACCTTCCCTCTTCCCTCGATGAAGACTCTCCAGAAGACGGCGCCAGTGTCGACGACGCGAGTCCGGAGGCGGCCCGCGACCCTCGCCTCCTTGCCGCTCAGACTGCCCAGCTGATgctcgctgcctcttctccctcggtgTTCCCCTTCCCTGTCCTcagcgcagacgcagaacagTCGCTGCGAGACCGAGGGAGGAGCCCGCGAGAGCAGGAAGGAAGAcaagaacacagagaagcagacagacaaGGTGGCGGAAGCCtttcgaaggagagaagaagccacgGAGAGAGCTTCGACACATCTGGACGTCGCACCGCAGCTGAGGAGGCGGGAAGTTTGCCTCTGTGCGCGAGTAGGGATTGTGTGGTGAAAGGCCCTGCGCCGATGGGCCTGGCGGAAGCTGGGGAGTCTCTGATTGCGAGTGCGGCAGCCGGCTTCGACAGTCTCCTGGCGTCTTCGACGCTGCCTCTGCGGCCTTCTCtggagcaggaagaggcTCGGCggactctgcatgcgtcgcgaATGGGCGTGCTCCTCGCAGGCGACCGAGAAGATCCAGGCAGGTCCCTGCGGCTCCGCAGCTCCGCCGGCCTGCCTCGAGATGACGTTCCGAGGCGCGGCGAAGCCAGCGGCGAGGGCGCAACAAACTCCGCAAGAAGCCTGCACGCAGACGCGCTGCAGAAAGCACCGGATGCGCTCTCTGCGAACTTTCCGCGGCCTCGCGGAGACAGTCCAGACTCGATCACCGTCAGACCCTTCCGGTCGGAGGACGCGGAGGCGGTGAAGCAGCTGTGCTACAGACACTTTCGCTCTCTGACGCTGCCCTCGGTCTGCTTCTGGATCTGCCACCATAGCATCGACTTGCTCGCTCTGTTCGTCATCGCGCTGTGCTTCATCTCCTTGTCGCAAGTCCTCCTCGCaggcctcctcttcttcggctaCCTCCTCCTCCGCGGCGTCTGGGAGTTCGAAATGTACATCCGCCGAGACTGCCAAGACCTCGGCGACGTCTCGCAGAGCTACATGAGCAGCAAGGCCAGCGGCTTCTGGGTCGCCGAGCGCGTCCAGAGAGATCCGCGCAACCCCGAGCGAACCACG CGCCGGCTCGCAGGATGCATCGGCTTGGCGCCTCTTCAGAACGACAACAAAACTGCGCAACTC GTCCGTCTCGTCGTGGATCGCTCGCTGCGTCGGCAGCATATCGGTTCCCTCCTCCTCAACACATTCATCAACTACGCGGTGCAGCAGCACTACTCTGTCGTCCGTCTATACACCAACAACTTGAACAATGACTCCATTCGCTTCGCCAAAACAAAGGGCTTCGAGCTGCAGCAAGTCGTTCGAAGAGGACTCATGCGAG GCGATTTGCTCAAGtggcagaagaagctggaagcACCTGGTGTGACTCAGCGGAGATCGCGTGCGTTCAATCTTCCCTCCTCCATCCTCGACTGA
- a CDS encoding hypothetical protein (encoded by transcript TGME49_305455) has product MFQTISSCPTETSSAEGSSSKNTLGPSLYGLYGRTAGAQPRNSLLPSSPTMKESGVVWTDITLMRYLKNPRAFAEHAISMNFRGLSEWQGGSDMVHQSCLSPGLAASAHAPSGRSFQAVSRSGEDKRASSPCQDLSLTQPRAEARIFSVSASLDSGLLSTRIARALCSWGLPSSKRFAEGLHG; this is encoded by the exons ATGTTCCAGACGATTTCGTCCTGCCCGACGGAGACGTCGAGCGCGGAAGGATCCTCTTCAAAAAACACT ctGGGACCTTCGCTGTACGGCTTATATGGAAGAACAGCGGGGGCGCAACCTCGGAACTCGCTGCTGCCGTCCTCCCCCACCATGAAAGAAAGTGGCGTTGTCTGGACAG acaTCACCTTGATGCGGTACTTGAAGAATCCTCGCGCCTTTGCAGAGCATGCAATCAGCATGAACTTCAGAGGCCTCAGTGAGTGGCAG GGTGGATCTGATATGGTACATCAAAGCTGCTTGTCACCAGGACTGGCTGCCTCAGCACACGCGCCCTCTGGAAGAAGTTTTCAAg CTGTGTCTAGGTCCGGCGAGGACAAGCgggcttcttcgccttgtcAGGATCTCTCGCTAACGCAACCGA GGGCGGAAGCTCGgattttctccgtctccgcaTCTCTCGACTCAGGACTTCTCTCCACCAGGATTGCTAGAGCTCTGTGCAGCTGGGGACTTCCTTCAAGCAAGAGGTTTGCAGAGGGATTGCACGGTTGA